The Methanomicrobiales archaeon genome has a segment encoding these proteins:
- a CDS encoding ATP-grasp domain-containing protein: MNAIVCDANLRTALYAIRSLGRRNIDVTAVEEHSRSVIPIGFRSVYCKKRLWSPRVSSEEDYIAFLLDLADAHDAILPAGISSMVSIAKHLDLFDRRTRIPIPPYNKLMIAIDKEQTFRFALDNDIPCPATYFPADSADIVRISREIEYPAVIKVRRGSTARGVEYAASPQELIDRYERLAGIQERPIIQEYIRGQGYGAFAIYNRDSKPRAVFVHRRLREYPISGGPCTYCESVENGEILQYGLKLLDALKWYGIAMVEFKLDQKDGVPKLIEVNPRFWGSMSLAIHAGVDFPYLLYRLAVDGDIEPAGEYAAGIRTRFVLQDIIACMHYFRKTRDVRYLKEIVGPFFDRDVKFGIFSADDPMPAFHYGVQGLSRYLR; this comes from the coding sequence ATGAATGCTATCGTCTGCGATGCAAACCTGAGAACTGCCCTTTACGCCATACGCTCTCTGGGAAGGAGAAACATCGACGTGACGGCGGTCGAGGAGCACAGCCGCTCCGTGATCCCGATCGGATTCCGGTCCGTATACTGCAAAAAGCGTTTGTGGAGTCCGAGGGTCAGCAGCGAAGAGGATTATATCGCATTCCTGCTGGATCTGGCGGATGCACACGACGCGATCCTGCCCGCCGGCATCAGTTCGATGGTGAGCATCGCGAAACATCTGGATCTGTTCGATCGGCGTACCAGAATCCCGATTCCACCCTACAATAAGCTGATGATCGCGATCGACAAAGAACAGACGTTTCGGTTTGCACTGGACAATGACATCCCCTGCCCGGCAACCTATTTTCCCGCGGACAGCGCGGACATCGTTCGGATCTCCAGAGAGATCGAGTATCCTGCGGTGATCAAGGTCAGAAGAGGATCGACGGCGCGGGGCGTGGAGTATGCCGCATCCCCGCAGGAGCTGATCGACAGATACGAGCGTCTAGCTGGGATCCAAGAGCGGCCCATCATCCAGGAGTATATCCGTGGCCAGGGATACGGCGCGTTTGCGATCTACAATCGGGACAGCAAACCCCGTGCGGTCTTCGTGCACAGGAGGCTGCGCGAGTATCCCATCAGCGGCGGACCCTGCACGTACTGCGAAAGCGTGGAGAATGGTGAGATATTGCAGTACGGGTTGAAGTTGCTGGATGCCCTGAAATGGTACGGCATTGCGATGGTCGAGTTCAAACTCGATCAGAAAGATGGCGTGCCGAAGCTGATCGAGGTCAATCCGCGCTTCTGGGGTTCAATGTCGCTGGCGATCCATGCGGGTGTGGACTTCCCGTATCTCCTCTACCGACTGGCCGTCGACGGGGATATCGAGCCCGCCGGAGAGTATGCAGCCGGCATCAGGACCCGGTTTGTCCTCCAGGATATCATCGCCTGCATGCACTACTTCAGGAAAACCCGCGATGTACGGTATCTGAAAGAGATAGTCGGACCATTCTTCGATAGGGACGTGAAATTCGGCATATTTTCGGCAGACGATCCCATGCCTGCGTTCCACTACGGAGTTCAGGGGTTGAGCAGGTACCTCCGATAA
- a CDS encoding polysaccharide deacetylase family protein gives MSTGFNGNSLAVTVDIEDWYHIPSVTGSPFSQFRDASEFYQKWNGRYDYLTDSVRKVLGILDTCNVTATFFVVADVVRHYPGLIECICEQGHEIAVHGLSHACKIDPQTKSPLMSAAEFEARTKDAKHLIETAIGEQVYGYRAPNALVSGWMVDSLEKLGFRYDASVSVNSLYNKTDSRLIGVTSCPYTPRPHSLDRGGDRDFIEFPFAYWDVGGVKIPASGGPVLRFLGSRMILEGLRQSLKRGHTVFYFHPLDISREKFPRVGRGRPLYWAIKGDLVERRLMQILRGTNGVKKKPLFELCGEAVCE, from the coding sequence ATGAGCACAGGATTCAACGGAAATTCGCTTGCCGTAACCGTCGATATCGAAGACTGGTACCACATTCCGTCGGTGACCGGTTCGCCTTTCTCTCAGTTCCGGGACGCATCGGAGTTCTATCAGAAGTGGAACGGACGATACGACTACCTCACCGATTCGGTCCGGAAGGTGCTGGGAATCCTCGATACCTGCAACGTCACTGCCACCTTCTTCGTTGTGGCCGACGTCGTGCGCCACTATCCGGGCCTGATCGAATGCATCTGCGAACAGGGGCACGAGATTGCCGTGCACGGACTCTCGCATGCCTGCAAGATCGATCCGCAGACGAAGTCGCCCCTGATGAGCGCGGCGGAGTTCGAGGCGAGGACAAAAGACGCCAAACATCTCATCGAGACGGCGATCGGGGAGCAGGTATACGGTTACCGCGCTCCCAACGCCCTCGTGAGCGGCTGGATGGTCGATTCCCTCGAGAAACTGGGGTTCCGGTACGACGCATCGGTATCAGTCAACTCCCTCTACAACAAGACCGACTCCCGCCTGATCGGGGTCACGTCCTGCCCCTACACACCCCGTCCCCATTCCCTGGACCGGGGGGGAGACAGAGATTTCATCGAGTTTCCGTTTGCCTACTGGGATGTGGGGGGCGTGAAGATACCTGCGTCGGGGGGGCCCGTACTCCGCTTTCTCGGGAGCCGGATGATCCTGGAAGGGCTGCGGCAGAGCCTGAAGCGAGGGCATACCGTGTTTTACTTCCACCCGCTGGACATATCACGGGAGAAGTTTCCGAGAGTCGGCAGGGGCCGGCCGCTCTACTGGGCGATCAAGGGGGATCTCGTGGAGAGGCGCCTCATGCAGATTCTGAGAGGCACCAACGGCGTGAAGAAGAAGCCCCTGTTCGAGCTGTGCGGGGAAGCCGTATGCGAGTAG
- a CDS encoding glycosyltransferase family 2 protein: MTGGGRSTYAKHRVAVAVPAYNEELLIEDTLRSIPEYVDRIYVVDDGSTDRTAEIVQKCASEDPRIVCVQHRRNGGVGSAIYTGYKKALQENMDIVAVMAGDNQMDPRFLPHLFDPIVWRKADYTKGNRLFSAEYRKGMSAWRSFGNSVLTFLTKVASGYWDIMDPQNGYTAISWKALRTLDLDSLYTGYGYCNDILVKLNAHDFRVMDVVHPARYGREKSKIRYGSYIVRVSRLLASDFLWRMKTKYASRGLYSIPFVYASGIVLTLGGAGGAVYALYQTFARNGDFVISGGLALIGFFIGLQFLFLAILLDNQQKSRWESTINPRERVHSMRRSTASRHGGADDGYE, from the coding sequence ATCACAGGAGGAGGGAGAAGCACGTACGCAAAGCATAGGGTCGCCGTCGCGGTTCCGGCCTACAACGAGGAGCTGCTGATCGAAGACACACTGCGTTCCATACCGGAGTATGTGGACCGGATCTACGTCGTCGATGATGGTTCTACAGATCGGACGGCTGAAATCGTGCAGAAGTGTGCTTCGGAAGATCCCCGTATCGTGTGCGTTCAGCACCGGAGGAACGGCGGCGTGGGCTCCGCCATCTACACCGGCTACAAGAAGGCTCTTCAGGAGAACATGGACATCGTGGCGGTGATGGCAGGCGACAACCAGATGGATCCCAGATTCCTGCCCCATCTGTTCGATCCGATCGTCTGGCGGAAGGCCGATTACACCAAGGGAAACAGGCTGTTCAGCGCCGAGTACAGGAAAGGAATGTCGGCATGGCGCTCCTTCGGCAACTCCGTGCTCACCTTCCTCACCAAAGTGGCATCCGGATACTGGGACATCATGGATCCGCAGAACGGCTATACCGCGATATCCTGGAAGGCGCTACGCACCCTGGACCTGGATTCGCTGTACACGGGCTACGGCTACTGCAACGACATCCTCGTGAAACTGAACGCCCACGACTTTCGTGTCATGGATGTGGTGCACCCGGCGCGCTACGGGCGGGAGAAGTCGAAGATCCGGTATGGAAGCTACATCGTTCGAGTCTCCCGCCTTCTGGCATCCGATTTCCTCTGGCGCATGAAGACCAAGTATGCATCTCGCGGCCTCTACTCGATCCCGTTCGTCTACGCCTCCGGCATCGTCCTCACCCTCGGCGGTGCGGGCGGAGCGGTCTATGCGCTGTATCAGACGTTCGCCCGAAACGGCGATTTCGTCATCAGCGGTGGACTGGCGCTCATCGGCTTCTTTATCGGGCTTCAGTTCCTCTTCCTTGCGATCCTGCTGGACAACCAGCAGAAGTCACGATGGGAGAGTACGATCAATCCGCGGGAGCGCGTGCATTCGATGCGGAGGTCGACCGCATCCCGCCACGGGGGTGCCGACGATGGCTACGAGTGA
- a CDS encoding GNAT family N-acetyltransferase, producing MRVGIRPLEPGREEEWERFVRSHEETTFFTQIGWRNVVEGVYRHQPLYLYAEDGSGEMIGILPLFQVRSPFSGPRLVSLPYAPYGGIYCRNAAVSDAFLEELKRMASRGMSIELRHVGDGAPPEGFGSRNGYCTSILDLSPGPDRILGAMDKTCRTAIRKGERADYAAKFSSDSAGVARFYDIYLETMQRLGTPPHPPALFSALLQEFGDGILIAEAWKGDTPVAALFLLGMRKTLVSGWAVSRWEYRTSAPNNFIYWHAIQEAIERGYRSFDFGRSLQGSGIHAFKTRWGARDVPLRHWVYPAGAGGGMPQAEYGRLAKVWSRVPLVAARILGPELRRWIV from the coding sequence ATGCGAGTAGGGATACGCCCCCTCGAGCCGGGGCGGGAGGAGGAGTGGGAGCGGTTCGTCCGCTCCCATGAGGAGACGACGTTCTTCACGCAGATCGGCTGGAGAAATGTCGTGGAGGGGGTCTACCGCCACCAACCTCTCTACCTCTACGCGGAGGACGGGAGCGGGGAGATGATCGGGATCCTCCCCCTCTTCCAGGTTCGATCGCCCTTCTCCGGCCCGAGACTGGTGTCGCTCCCATACGCCCCCTACGGTGGCATATACTGCCGGAATGCAGCCGTATCCGACGCCTTCCTGGAAGAACTGAAGAGAATGGCCTCTCGGGGCATGTCGATCGAGCTGCGGCACGTCGGAGACGGCGCCCCGCCGGAGGGTTTCGGGAGCCGGAACGGCTACTGCACCTCCATCCTGGATCTCTCGCCCGGCCCGGATCGGATCCTCGGCGCGATGGACAAGACATGCCGCACCGCCATCCGGAAGGGGGAGAGAGCAGACTATGCCGCAAAGTTCTCGTCCGACTCCGCCGGCGTGGCCAGGTTCTACGACATCTACCTCGAGACCATGCAGCGTCTGGGGACCCCGCCCCATCCGCCCGCACTCTTCTCCGCCCTCCTGCAGGAGTTCGGGGACGGGATCCTGATCGCGGAGGCGTGGAAGGGCGACACGCCCGTTGCCGCTCTCTTCCTCCTCGGCATGCGGAAGACCCTCGTCTCGGGATGGGCGGTGAGCCGCTGGGAGTACCGCACGTCCGCTCCGAACAACTTCATCTACTGGCACGCAATCCAGGAGGCGATCGAGAGGGGATACCGCTCCTTCGATTTCGGGCGGAGCTTGCAGGGCTCCGGGATCCACGCCTTCAAGACGCGGTGGGGTGCCCGGGACGTGCCCCTCCGTCACTGGGTCTACCCGGCGGGCGCAGGTGGAGGGATGCCGCAGGCGGAGTATGGGCGTCTGGCAAAGGTCTGGAGCCGGGTTCCCCTGGTGGCCGCACGAATCCTGGGGCCGGAGCTGCGGCGATGGATCGTGTAA
- a CDS encoding DUF354 domain-containing protein, giving the protein MRIALQVYTPGQVHFMRNFILQMQARGHDLILTALNKDISLHLLDRFGISYTDLGFYGNTPLQKLLHLPLIDLRLYREVKRFDPDILYGFAMIEGAHVARVLRKPCVQFTDTELAREQQLLFVPFSDAVVTPACFRGDYGDKHIRVESYKELAYLHPRYFRPDPAVLEMEGLERGEPFCVVRFVSWTATHDIGQRGIRDRTKLLERLERQGRVIVTSETPLPKSLGRFRSRSPPERLHDLLAHADLYIGEGATTATEAAVLGTPAIYVSSVAGNLGNHQELEERYGLVYRHVSEEAALDTALRLLEREDLRRECAEKRRRLLAEKIDITAFMVWFIENYPESFGIMRDHPGRQFAVAPCMR; this is encoded by the coding sequence ATGAGGATCGCGCTGCAGGTGTACACGCCCGGCCAGGTGCATTTCATGAGAAACTTCATCCTCCAGATGCAGGCGCGGGGCCACGACCTGATCCTGACAGCGCTCAACAAGGACATCTCGCTGCACCTGCTGGATCGCTTCGGGATCTCCTACACGGATCTGGGCTTCTACGGCAATACACCGCTACAGAAGCTGCTCCATCTGCCGCTGATCGACCTGCGTCTCTATCGGGAGGTGAAGAGGTTCGATCCCGACATCTTATATGGGTTTGCGATGATCGAAGGCGCCCATGTAGCGAGGGTGCTCCGAAAACCCTGCGTCCAGTTCACGGATACGGAACTGGCCCGTGAGCAGCAGCTCCTCTTCGTGCCCTTCAGCGATGCCGTCGTGACGCCCGCCTGCTTCCGCGGCGACTACGGAGATAAGCACATCCGCGTGGAGAGCTACAAGGAGCTCGCCTACCTGCACCCCCGCTACTTCCGCCCCGATCCGGCCGTGCTGGAGATGGAAGGGCTGGAGAGGGGCGAACCGTTCTGCGTGGTGCGGTTCGTCTCCTGGACGGCGACGCACGATATCGGGCAGAGGGGGATCCGGGACAGGACGAAGCTGCTGGAGAGGCTCGAGCGGCAGGGGCGGGTCATCGTCACGTCGGAGACTCCACTTCCGAAGAGCCTGGGGAGGTTCCGCTCGAGATCGCCTCCGGAGCGGCTGCACGACCTCCTCGCCCATGCCGACCTCTACATCGGGGAAGGGGCGACGACTGCGACCGAGGCGGCGGTCCTCGGGACACCTGCCATCTACGTCTCCTCGGTGGCGGGAAACCTGGGCAACCACCAGGAGCTGGAGGAGCGGTACGGGCTGGTCTACCGCCACGTCTCCGAAGAGGCGGCACTGGATACGGCTCTCCGACTCCTGGAGCGGGAAGATCTCCGGCGGGAGTGTGCGGAGAAGCGGAGGAGGCTGCTCGCCGAGAAGATCGATATCACGGCATTCATGGTCTGGTTCATCGAGAACTACCCCGAGT
- a CDS encoding PHP domain-containing protein, translated as MELDLHVHSCYSYDSLLRPETILRRAKAMGLTGVAITDHGTIQGALRAHRVNRDEEFTVIVGCEILTDIGDILGLFLHDEIRSTSFPEVIDEIRSQDGLVVLPHPFRGHTLSDVVIRSIDAVEVFNARASETQNVQSQEMARRYSLPASAGSDAHTAAEIGLGRIVLHDDPDIRKALMDGKGWGTGSRSPRYAHYASRLIKAVKLRRLPVSQAAGTV; from the coding sequence ATGGAACTCGACCTGCACGTGCATTCATGCTACTCGTACGACTCTCTCCTGCGGCCAGAAACGATCCTGAGAAGGGCGAAAGCGATGGGTCTCACCGGGGTTGCGATCACGGATCACGGCACCATTCAGGGTGCACTGCGGGCGCACAGGGTAAATCGGGACGAGGAATTCACCGTGATCGTCGGCTGCGAGATCCTGACGGATATCGGCGATATCCTGGGGCTCTTTCTGCACGACGAGATCCGCTCTACCTCCTTTCCCGAAGTGATCGACGAGATCCGCTCGCAGGACGGCCTTGTCGTCCTGCCTCACCCGTTCAGGGGTCATACTCTGTCGGACGTTGTGATCCGGTCAATCGATGCCGTCGAGGTGTTCAATGCCCGGGCATCGGAGACGCAGAACGTTCAGTCGCAGGAGATGGCAAGGCGATACAGTCTGCCCGCATCCGCCGGAAGCGATGCCCATACCGCCGCCGAGATAGGTCTGGGGCGGATTGTCCTGCACGACGACCCGGATATCCGAAAGGCTCTTATGGATGGAAAGGGATGGGGGACGGGGAGTCGATCGCCTCGGTATGCGCATTATGCGAGCAGGTTGATAAAGGCGGTAAAATTGCGGCGACTCCCGGTGTCACAAGCAGCGGGTACCGTATGA
- a CDS encoding glycosyltransferase, translating to MATSESAGRAEEAFPNIGRTDRIPSDNGLEAFLHDCTLLGLNNAYAISWKDLINEIALYVDQYHIYIRYNPLSDLSKYIPLSPIKNHLDRFQKDRLIDPSGKPDNVHLHPVGVHYIPVCDYFRKLGEKHYRRVKRQVQSDGIRFDLMHAHFTWPQGYTGLRLKEDYGVPLVLTAHGFDIYELPFQDDAWRESITRVLNAADYIITVSRRNLGCIEHLDVDTPVAVIPNGFSESKFYPMDPVKCRRMLDLPQDKKIVFTAGNLVEVKGHAYLIEAMERVVRERSDVLCVIVGDGLLRDHLRALIQEKRLEDHVFLAGRQPHHRIPIWMNACDLFVLPSLSEGNPMVLFETMGCGKPFIGSAVGGIPEVIQSEDHGMLMEPKNSEQMAAVILKALDKRWNTEEILQYARQFTWKSIARKTATIYRKCLS from the coding sequence ATGGCTACGAGTGAGTCCGCGGGGCGTGCGGAGGAAGCCTTCCCGAATATCGGCAGAACAGACCGCATACCGTCGGACAACGGACTGGAGGCGTTCCTGCACGATTGTACCCTGCTGGGGCTGAACAACGCGTATGCCATATCCTGGAAGGATCTGATAAACGAGATCGCGCTCTATGTCGACCAGTACCATATCTACATCCGCTACAATCCGTTGTCGGATCTATCGAAGTACATCCCCCTGTCCCCCATAAAGAACCACCTGGACCGGTTCCAGAAGGATCGCCTCATCGATCCGTCGGGCAAACCCGATAACGTCCATCTGCACCCTGTCGGAGTCCACTATATCCCTGTCTGCGACTATTTCCGGAAGCTCGGGGAGAAGCACTATCGGCGGGTGAAGAGGCAAGTTCAGTCCGATGGGATCCGGTTCGACCTGATGCATGCGCACTTCACCTGGCCGCAGGGGTATACGGGGTTGCGGCTGAAGGAGGACTACGGCGTTCCCCTGGTGCTGACGGCCCATGGATTCGACATCTACGAGCTGCCGTTCCAGGACGACGCCTGGAGGGAGAGTATCACCCGGGTCCTGAATGCGGCCGACTACATCATCACGGTCAGCCGCCGCAATCTCGGCTGCATCGAGCATCTGGACGTGGACACCCCCGTTGCGGTCATCCCGAACGGTTTCAGCGAATCCAAGTTCTACCCCATGGATCCGGTGAAGTGCCGCAGGATGCTCGATCTGCCGCAGGATAAAAAGATCGTCTTCACGGCCGGCAATCTGGTCGAGGTGAAAGGGCATGCCTACCTGATCGAGGCGATGGAGAGGGTAGTGCGGGAGCGGAGCGATGTGCTGTGCGTCATCGTGGGTGACGGACTCCTGCGGGATCATCTGCGGGCGCTCATCCAGGAGAAGCGCCTGGAGGATCACGTATTCCTCGCCGGGCGGCAGCCGCACCACCGTATCCCGATCTGGATGAACGCATGCGACCTCTTCGTCCTGCCCAGCCTCTCGGAGGGTAACCCGATGGTGCTGTTCGAGACGATGGGCTGCGGCAAACCGTTCATCGGATCGGCCGTGGGCGGAATCCCCGAGGTGATCCAGTCGGAGGACCACGGCATGCTGATGGAGCCCAAAAATTCCGAGCAGATGGCCGCCGTAATCCTGAAAGCGCTGGATAAGAGGTGGAATACGGAGGAGATCCTGCAGTACGCCCGGCAGTTCACCTGGAAGAGTATCGCCAGGAAAACAGCAACTATCTACAGAAAGTGCCTCTCGTGA